Proteins from a genomic interval of Salinarchaeum sp. Harcht-Bsk1:
- a CDS encoding sugar phosphate isomerase/epimerase produces the protein MEIGVLTVPLGDQDRREAFEYLADVGVDAVELGAGGWPGQDHLHRESLLEDADERQQLLDDAAEYDLTISALATHNNPLHPEEARANEADRELREAIELAGMLDVEAVTCFSGLPAGAPGDSTPNWITAPWPDEHAEAHEYQWEEVAIPYWEEIGEHAQEHDVKVAIEMHPNMLVYEPRGMLKLRDAANPWIGANFDPSHLYWQGIDVTEAIRLLGEEDAIHHFHAKDTKVYDANAREKGVLDTNAYTDEPNRSWMFRSIGYGHGEEHWKDVVSTLRMMGYEGALSIEHEDSLTSGREGLERAVDVLQRAVFETEPGDAYWA, from the coding sequence ATGGAAATCGGCGTACTCACCGTCCCACTCGGTGACCAGGACCGCAGGGAAGCCTTCGAGTATCTCGCAGACGTCGGCGTCGACGCGGTCGAACTGGGCGCTGGCGGCTGGCCGGGACAGGACCACCTCCACCGGGAGAGCCTCCTCGAGGACGCCGACGAGCGACAGCAACTCCTCGACGACGCGGCGGAGTACGACCTCACGATCAGCGCGCTGGCCACGCACAACAACCCACTCCATCCCGAGGAGGCGCGAGCCAACGAGGCCGACCGCGAACTGCGCGAGGCGATCGAACTCGCCGGGATGCTCGACGTCGAGGCCGTCACCTGCTTCTCGGGACTCCCAGCCGGTGCGCCCGGCGACTCGACGCCGAACTGGATCACCGCGCCCTGGCCCGACGAGCACGCCGAGGCCCACGAGTACCAGTGGGAGGAGGTCGCGATTCCGTACTGGGAGGAGATCGGCGAGCACGCCCAGGAACACGACGTGAAGGTCGCCATCGAGATGCACCCCAACATGCTCGTCTACGAGCCGCGGGGAATGTTGAAGCTACGCGACGCCGCCAACCCCTGGATCGGCGCGAACTTCGATCCCTCCCACCTCTACTGGCAGGGAATCGACGTCACCGAGGCGATCCGGCTGCTCGGCGAAGAAGATGCCATCCACCACTTCCATGCCAAGGACACGAAGGTCTACGACGCGAACGCCCGCGAGAAGGGCGTCCTCGACACGAACGCCTACACCGACGAGCCGAACCGATCCTGGATGTTCCGCTCGATCGGGTACGGCCACGGCGAGGAGCACTGGAAGGACGTCGTCTCCACGCTCCGGATGATGGGTTACGAGGGCGCACTCTCGATCGAGCACGAGGACTCTCTAACGTCCGGCCGCGAGGGGCTGGAGCGGGCCGTCGACGTGCTCCAGCGCGCGGTGTTCGAGACCGAGCCTGGCGACGCGTACTGGGCCTGA
- a CDS encoding FAD-binding oxidoreductase: MNEDHTDESLAFLADVLPEDRVSRSEDVRDSHATDWGTDEGTTPDAVVWPETTEEVSAILSGATEHGIPVTPYAAGTSLEGNPVPAHAGISMDLTRMDVVLEVRPEDHQIDVEPGVMGPAIEDAAGEHGLFFPPLPSSGDISTIGGMIANAASGMQTVKYGEIADWVLELEAVLADGSVITAGSKAVKTSSGYNLRDLLIGSEGTLAVVTRATLELAGRPQQIRGGRALFSTLDDATAAVTDAVQSGVDVAKIELIDAESARMSNAYTGADLPDEPMVFVEFHADHGIEEEIAFCESIFEAHGVERFEIADEARMDDLWRARKDLAFAVRSFDPDLEPLHPGDVTVPISEYGPLIEFAKERAAEENLLVPCFGHAGDGNVHYSVLADPDDPDEVERGEALYAEIVQRAIEVGGTATGEHGVALGKREYLVGEHGEATVEAMRAIKRALDPTDTMNPGKIFPETADGERVLEDELDE, translated from the coding sequence ATGAACGAGGATCACACGGACGAATCGCTCGCGTTTCTCGCGGACGTGCTCCCCGAGGATCGCGTGTCGCGAAGCGAGGACGTTCGCGATTCCCACGCGACCGACTGGGGAACCGACGAGGGCACGACGCCCGACGCCGTGGTGTGGCCCGAAACGACTGAGGAGGTGTCGGCGATCCTCTCGGGCGCCACCGAGCACGGGATCCCGGTGACGCCCTACGCCGCCGGGACGAGCCTCGAAGGGAATCCGGTCCCGGCCCACGCCGGGATCAGCATGGATCTGACGCGGATGGACGTAGTCCTCGAGGTCCGCCCCGAGGATCACCAGATCGACGTGGAACCGGGCGTGATGGGACCCGCCATCGAGGACGCTGCCGGGGAGCACGGCCTGTTCTTCCCGCCGCTGCCCTCCTCCGGCGACATCTCCACGATCGGCGGGATGATCGCGAACGCCGCCAGCGGGATGCAGACCGTGAAGTACGGCGAGATCGCCGACTGGGTGCTCGAACTGGAGGCCGTCCTCGCCGACGGCTCGGTGATCACGGCGGGGAGCAAGGCCGTCAAGACTTCCTCTGGGTACAATCTCCGTGACTTGCTGATCGGGAGCGAGGGTACACTCGCGGTCGTGACCCGCGCGACGCTCGAACTCGCCGGACGTCCCCAGCAGATCCGTGGTGGCCGCGCACTCTTCTCGACGCTCGACGACGCGACAGCGGCCGTGACCGACGCCGTTCAGTCCGGCGTCGACGTGGCGAAGATCGAACTGATCGACGCGGAGAGCGCCAGGATGTCGAACGCCTACACTGGCGCCGACCTGCCCGACGAGCCGATGGTGTTCGTCGAGTTTCACGCCGACCACGGCATCGAAGAGGAGATCGCGTTCTGTGAATCCATCTTCGAGGCCCACGGAGTCGAGCGCTTCGAGATCGCAGACGAAGCGCGGATGGACGACCTCTGGCGCGCCAGGAAGGACCTCGCGTTCGCCGTTCGGTCCTTCGATCCCGATCTCGAACCGCTCCACCCCGGCGACGTGACGGTGCCGATCAGCGAGTACGGCCCGCTCATCGAATTCGCCAAGGAGCGCGCCGCCGAAGAGAATCTCCTCGTTCCCTGCTTCGGTCACGCCGGCGACGGCAACGTGCACTACTCGGTGCTCGCCGATCCGGACGATCCCGACGAAGTCGAACGTGGCGAAGCCCTGTACGCCGAAATCGTCCAGCGGGCGATCGAGGTGGGCGGGACCGCGACCGGCGAGCACGGCGTCGCCCTCGGCAAACGCGAGTACCTCGTGGGCGAACATGGGGAGGCCACCGTCGAGGCGATGCGGGCGATCAAGCGTGCGCTCGACCCCACGGATACGATGAACCCAGGGAAGATCTTCCCGGAGACGGCGGATGGCGAGCGGGTGCTGGAAGACGAACTCGACGAGTAA
- a CDS encoding thiamine pyrophosphate-binding protein: MSGTRTGGELFVDALERYGVTHVFGNPGTTELPVVDAIERSDLEYVLAAHEDIATGMAAGYASTRRYHADAAGSRGGQAGDRAEPAENREVLPLGVANLHLAPGLAHGLGNIYGASVAGAPLLVTAGNHARHFEHEEPLLTGDQEALVDQWTKWSATVQDVAALPTMLRRAVRTALSPPTGPVFLSLPVDVAMAETDAAVDRLGPIPTAGRGDVAQVERTADLLADAEDVVLVVGDGVARAGTDAVDAAVDLAEAAGARVHAEILACEIDFPTDHEQFVSYVPPDEDLARSLLSADVLCLVGCSTNTTLTHREGPLVPEDTTCIHVGDDAWELGKNQPADAAVIGDPGEVAAQLADRLSERLDDATREQRLADVAAQKEFVGAKMDQMGEDEPPDDPRASKATLVDALEDVAGDAFVVDEGVTSKYAMLTRWEFEPEQYVSNKGGGLGYGLPAAVGAAIAERQRDEPRDVLGFVADGSYLYYPHSIYSAVRQDLDLTVVVPDNRNYRILADNAAHLLGGEGDDYEWDSIRFDPPVDIQKNAESHGATGHLVETPEELDETLAAAFGSEGVDVVDVLVHD; encoded by the coding sequence ATGAGCGGCACCCGAACCGGCGGCGAACTGTTCGTCGACGCCCTCGAACGGTACGGCGTCACCCACGTCTTCGGCAATCCCGGAACGACCGAACTGCCAGTCGTCGACGCGATCGAACGCAGCGACCTCGAGTACGTCCTCGCAGCCCACGAGGACATCGCAACGGGAATGGCGGCGGGCTACGCGAGCACCCGGCGGTATCACGCGGACGCAGCAGGTAGTCGCGGCGGCCAGGCCGGTGATCGCGCCGAGCCAGCGGAGAACCGCGAGGTGCTCCCACTGGGCGTTGCGAACCTCCACCTCGCGCCCGGGCTCGCCCACGGTCTCGGGAATATTTACGGTGCGTCGGTCGCAGGAGCACCGCTGCTCGTCACCGCGGGAAACCACGCCCGGCACTTCGAACACGAGGAGCCGTTGCTCACCGGCGACCAGGAGGCGCTCGTCGACCAGTGGACGAAGTGGTCGGCGACAGTACAGGATGTCGCGGCGCTGCCGACGATGCTCCGCCGTGCGGTACGGACCGCGCTCTCCCCGCCGACGGGGCCGGTCTTCCTCTCGCTCCCCGTCGACGTCGCGATGGCGGAGACGGACGCGGCCGTCGACCGACTCGGACCGATTCCAACCGCGGGCCGCGGCGACGTGGCGCAAGTCGAGCGCACCGCGGACCTGCTGGCAGACGCCGAGGACGTGGTGCTCGTCGTCGGCGACGGCGTCGCTCGGGCCGGCACCGACGCGGTCGACGCAGCGGTCGACCTCGCCGAGGCTGCAGGTGCGCGCGTCCACGCAGAAATCCTCGCCTGCGAGATCGATTTCCCGACGGACCACGAGCAGTTCGTCTCCTACGTGCCCCCGGACGAGGACCTCGCGCGGTCGCTGCTGAGCGCCGACGTGCTCTGCCTCGTCGGCTGTTCGACCAACACCACGCTCACGCACAGGGAGGGACCGCTCGTGCCCGAGGACACGACCTGCATCCACGTCGGCGACGACGCGTGGGAACTGGGCAAGAACCAGCCCGCCGACGCAGCGGTGATCGGGGATCCCGGCGAGGTCGCGGCCCAGCTCGCCGACCGCCTCTCAGAGCGACTCGACGACGCGACGCGCGAGCAGCGCCTCGCGGACGTCGCCGCCCAGAAGGAGTTCGTCGGAGCCAAGATGGACCAGATGGGCGAGGACGAGCCCCCGGACGATCCGCGGGCGTCGAAGGCGACGCTCGTCGACGCGCTCGAGGACGTAGCCGGCGACGCCTTCGTCGTCGACGAGGGCGTGACGTCGAAGTACGCGATGCTCACTCGCTGGGAGTTCGAGCCCGAGCAGTACGTCTCGAACAAGGGCGGCGGCCTGGGGTATGGTCTCCCGGCCGCCGTGGGCGCTGCGATCGCCGAGCGCCAGCGCGATGAGCCCCGCGACGTCCTCGGCTTCGTCGCCGACGGATCCTACCTCTACTACCCACACTCGATCTACTCTGCCGTCCGCCAGGACCTCGACCTGACGGTCGTCGTCCCTGACAACCGCAACTACCGGATCCTGGCCGACAACGCCGCACACCTCCTCGGCGGCGAGGGCGACGACTACGAGTGGGACAGTATCCGGTTCGACCCACCGGTCGACATCCAGAAGAACGCCGAGAGTCACGGCGCGACCGGCCACCTCGTCGAGACGCCCGAGGAACTCGACGAGACGCTGGCGGCTGCCTTCGGTAGCGAGGGTGTCGACGTCGTGGACGTGCTGGTCCACGATTGA
- a CDS encoding MFS transporter, translating into MRLPSRADGWQRPSEQVLKYYAYKATKAVEFYRPVMYLFFLAQGLSFTQIVVLEAIYNLTTVLGEIPTGYVGDRVGRRNSLLFGTVLIAVTLVGIGLAESFWAFAILYVCWSSGYNFRSGSEDAWLYDTLTDELSEDEFAHVRGRGEAAALAVGAGAAVAGGYLASVDLSYPWFVAAAVTGVGALVLVTVEESSTYEESDADQLGFRRTIEIVREVVAKRDLRAFLLYYYVLYAAVTYLVFVFLQPIFETVVVDLGVASGDVEALIGWFYAAYNIVGAGLSYFTGTIKRVVGVRTWFAVLPFLVGTALLAMYAVPVLALPTFLFARGLADVTRTFAGQYVNDRIDTLGRATVLSALAMVSGLAVIPFQLGSGVISDAVSPLFALAVGGAALVVGSAVIRLWESPVRTDPV; encoded by the coding sequence ATGCGTCTCCCGTCGAGAGCGGACGGCTGGCAGCGACCGTCAGAGCAGGTGCTCAAGTACTACGCCTACAAGGCCACCAAAGCGGTCGAGTTCTACCGGCCGGTGATGTACCTGTTCTTCCTGGCGCAGGGGCTCTCCTTCACCCAGATCGTCGTTCTGGAGGCGATCTACAACCTGACGACGGTGCTGGGTGAGATCCCCACGGGGTACGTCGGTGACCGCGTGGGTCGGCGGAACAGTCTGCTGTTCGGGACGGTCCTGATCGCGGTGACGCTCGTGGGGATCGGCCTCGCCGAATCGTTCTGGGCGTTCGCAATTCTCTACGTGTGCTGGTCGAGCGGCTACAACTTCCGGTCGGGGAGCGAGGACGCCTGGCTCTACGATACCCTGACCGACGAACTCTCCGAAGACGAGTTCGCCCACGTTCGCGGTCGCGGGGAGGCAGCCGCACTCGCCGTCGGTGCCGGGGCAGCCGTCGCCGGTGGCTACCTCGCGAGCGTCGATCTTTCATACCCGTGGTTCGTCGCCGCCGCGGTGACTGGGGTCGGCGCGCTCGTGCTGGTGACGGTGGAGGAATCGTCGACCTACGAGGAATCCGACGCCGACCAGCTCGGGTTTCGGCGTACGATCGAAATCGTCCGGGAAGTCGTCGCCAAGCGGGATCTCCGTGCGTTTCTGCTCTACTACTACGTGCTCTACGCAGCCGTCACCTACCTCGTCTTCGTCTTTCTGCAGCCGATCTTCGAGACCGTCGTGGTCGACCTCGGCGTCGCGTCCGGGGACGTCGAGGCGCTTATCGGGTGGTTCTACGCCGCCTACAATATCGTCGGAGCGGGGCTGAGCTACTTCACGGGGACGATCAAGCGGGTCGTCGGTGTTCGCACCTGGTTCGCCGTGTTACCGTTCCTCGTCGGGACCGCGCTGCTCGCGATGTACGCCGTCCCGGTGCTCGCGCTCCCGACGTTCCTCTTCGCCCGCGGACTCGCCGACGTGACCCGCACCTTCGCCGGCCAGTACGTCAACGACCGCATCGACACGCTCGGCCGTGCGACCGTACTGAGTGCGCTGGCGATGGTCAGCGGGCTCGCCGTGATTCCGTTCCAGCTGGGGAGCGGCGTTATCTCCGACGCGGTCTCGCCGCTGTTCGCACTCGCCGTCGGCGGCGCTGCGCTCGTGGTCGGCTCCGCCGTGATTCGACTGTGGGAATCACCAGTCAGGACGGACCCCGTCTGA
- a CDS encoding aldehyde dehydrogenase family protein codes for MSPPQDTFGHYVGGEWIDGSGAETFTSEDPATGDTLAEFHRGTPEDVEAAVGAAEDAFEEWRSLSYIDRAEYLWEIYHELRDRHEELGEIVTQECGKEISEGKADVTEAWHMVEWAAGNARHPHGDVVPSEIAAKDSYMRRQPRGVVGCITPWNFPVAIPFWHMAVSLVEGNTVVWKPAEQTPWCGQIIAEMFEDTGIPDGVFNMVQGFGDAGAAIVDDERVPTVLFTGSAEVGHSIADEIGGQPGRDVALEMGGKNAIVVTEEADLDIAVHSAVMSSFKTTGQRCVSSERLIVHTDVYDEFKRRFVDLAESVAVGDPLDEDTFMGPAIDERQVEKFHEYNDLARKEGANVLVDRADLDADEIPGGNTEGHWIGPFVYEIEYDPTLRCLKEEVFGPHVALVEYEGTIEDAVEIHNDVPYGLAGAVISEDYRQLNYYRDRGEVGLAYANLPCIGAEVHLPFGGVKKSGKGAPSAREVIESVTDRTAWTLNNDEDIAMAQGLSADITTEDD; via the coding sequence ATGTCCCCTCCACAGGATACCTTTGGACACTACGTCGGCGGCGAGTGGATCGACGGCAGCGGCGCGGAGACGTTCACGAGCGAGGACCCTGCGACGGGCGACACGCTCGCGGAGTTCCACCGAGGGACGCCCGAGGACGTCGAGGCAGCAGTCGGCGCGGCCGAAGACGCGTTCGAGGAGTGGCGCTCCCTCTCCTACATCGATCGGGCGGAGTACCTCTGGGAGATCTATCACGAACTCCGTGATCGTCACGAGGAACTCGGCGAGATCGTGACCCAGGAGTGCGGCAAGGAGATCTCCGAGGGCAAGGCCGACGTCACCGAGGCCTGGCACATGGTCGAGTGGGCGGCGGGGAACGCTCGCCATCCCCACGGCGACGTCGTCCCGAGCGAGATCGCTGCGAAGGACTCCTACATGCGCCGGCAACCCAGGGGCGTCGTGGGCTGCATCACGCCCTGGAACTTCCCGGTCGCGATTCCGTTCTGGCATATGGCCGTCTCGTTGGTCGAAGGCAACACCGTGGTCTGGAAGCCCGCCGAGCAGACCCCCTGGTGTGGCCAGATCATCGCGGAGATGTTCGAGGACACTGGCATCCCGGACGGCGTCTTCAACATGGTGCAGGGCTTCGGCGACGCCGGCGCTGCGATCGTCGACGACGAGCGCGTCCCCACGGTGCTGTTCACCGGTTCGGCGGAGGTCGGTCACTCGATCGCCGACGAGATCGGTGGCCAGCCTGGCCGCGACGTCGCGCTGGAGATGGGCGGCAAGAACGCCATCGTCGTCACCGAGGAGGCGGACCTCGACATCGCCGTCCACTCCGCGGTCATGTCGTCGTTCAAGACGACGGGCCAGCGCTGCGTCTCCTCCGAGCGCCTGATCGTCCACACCGACGTCTACGACGAGTTCAAACGGCGCTTCGTCGACCTCGCCGAATCCGTCGCCGTCGGCGATCCCCTCGACGAGGACACGTTCATGGGCCCCGCGATCGACGAGCGGCAGGTCGAGAAGTTCCACGAGTACAACGACCTCGCCCGCAAGGAGGGCGCCAACGTGCTCGTCGATCGCGCGGACCTCGACGCCGACGAGATTCCCGGCGGCAACACCGAGGGCCACTGGATCGGCCCGTTCGTGTACGAGATCGAGTACGACCCCACGCTGCGCTGTCTCAAGGAGGAGGTCTTCGGCCCACACGTCGCGCTCGTCGAGTACGAGGGTACCATCGAGGACGCCGTCGAGATCCACAACGACGTGCCCTACGGCCTCGCCGGCGCCGTCATCTCCGAGGACTACCGACAGTTGAACTACTACCGCGACCGTGGCGAGGTCGGCCTCGCCTACGCCAACCTCCCCTGCATCGGCGCGGAGGTCCACCTGCCCTTCGGCGGCGTGAAGAAGTCCGGAAAGGGAGCGCCGAGCGCCCGCGAGGTCATCGAGTCCGTCACTGATCGGACCGCCTGGACGCTGAACAACGACGAGGACATCGCGATGGCCCAGGGCCTGTCGGCGGACATCACGACCGAAGACGACTGA
- a CDS encoding Vms1/Ankzf1 family peptidyl-tRNA hydrolase encodes MIDRLLGGGRIEELEAELEEAREERERAEAQLEAEERRRAEAVTARQEAQERVNELEDRIAQLEGTVERLEGDEADLSFRGRRNLDRRATARILDRLDSVEAPPDAAMTAVVDDHVPEDAREAFGERSALVERAAPCVAVTDEDGLLSAALRPPVLPEPGVTWAESFDLDRSSFLPTGTFAVALVRSDLFALGEYRGDERLAFEGFESDVKGDHSKGGFSQGRFERRRDAQIEEHLEDVQAALADRDAETLYLTGDRSALDALADEVDARASAPVDATGKPEAALEEAFADFWRTTLYLV; translated from the coding sequence ATGATCGACCGGCTGCTCGGCGGCGGACGGATCGAGGAGCTGGAAGCCGAGCTCGAGGAGGCCCGGGAGGAACGGGAGCGGGCCGAAGCGCAACTCGAAGCCGAGGAGCGCCGCCGCGCCGAAGCTGTCACGGCTCGACAGGAGGCCCAGGAGCGCGTCAACGAACTCGAGGACAGGATTGCGCAGCTGGAAGGCACCGTCGAGCGGCTGGAAGGTGACGAGGCCGACCTCTCCTTCCGTGGCCGCAGGAATCTGGATCGACGCGCCACTGCCCGGATCCTCGACCGACTCGACAGCGTCGAGGCGCCACCCGACGCAGCGATGACGGCCGTGGTCGATGACCACGTTCCCGAGGATGCCAGGGAGGCATTCGGCGAGCGGTCGGCGCTCGTCGAGCGAGCCGCGCCTTGCGTCGCCGTCACGGACGAGGACGGGCTGCTCAGCGCTGCCCTTCGGCCACCGGTTCTCCCCGAACCCGGCGTCACGTGGGCCGAGTCGTTCGACCTCGACCGGTCCAGCTTCCTCCCGACCGGTACGTTCGCGGTCGCACTCGTCCGCTCGGACCTCTTCGCGCTCGGCGAGTATCGCGGCGACGAGCGGCTGGCATTCGAGGGCTTCGAGAGCGACGTCAAAGGTGACCACTCCAAAGGTGGCTTCTCGCAGGGCCGCTTCGAGCGCCGTCGCGACGCCCAGATCGAGGAGCACCTCGAGGACGTGCAGGCCGCGCTCGCAGATCGGGACGCCGAAACGCTCTATCTCACCGGCGATCGGAGCGCCCTCGACGCGCTCGCCGACGAGGTCGACGCCAGGGCGAGTGCGCCCGTCGACGCCACGGGGAAGCCGGAAGCTGCGCTCGAGGAAGCGTTCGCGGACTTCTGGCGGACGACGCTCTATCTCGTCTGA
- a CDS encoding PIN domain-containing protein codes for MYADLSVWLALLTEDESRIDRAASLLAEHEDDLQVSLVTFVELFLIEESYHFDRERAITAMLDLADFDDDPAILYRASRYRDGGIDTFDAFHAAIADERGVPGEVDGEERTWLRLDGEEAAD; via the coding sequence ATGTACGCTGACCTATCGGTCTGGCTCGCGCTCCTGACGGAGGACGAGTCACGGATCGATCGGGCGGCGTCACTGCTCGCAGAACACGAAGACGATCTGCAGGTGTCGCTGGTGACGTTCGTGGAGCTATTCTTGATCGAGGAGTCGTACCACTTCGACCGCGAACGCGCGATCACGGCGATGCTCGACCTCGCCGACTTCGACGACGATCCCGCGATCCTCTACCGGGCGTCCCGGTATCGCGACGGGGGGATCGACACCTTCGACGCGTTCCACGCCGCCATCGCCGACGAACGCGGGGTTCCCGGCGAGGTCGACGGCGAAGAGCGGACCTGGCTCCGACTGGACGGCGAGGAGGCTGCGGACTGA
- a CDS encoding AbrB/MazE/SpoVT family DNA-binding domain-containing protein — protein sequence MGVERSTDKRGRITIPTELRERFGDRYRVVELEDGIKLVPIPQNPIETLRESGSEELRETSADALRAVARSRGDAEVDEHVR from the coding sequence ATGGGAGTCGAGCGGAGCACTGACAAGCGAGGGCGGATCACGATTCCGACCGAGCTCCGCGAGCGGTTCGGCGATCGGTACCGCGTCGTCGAGCTCGAGGATGGAATCAAGCTCGTCCCCATCCCACAGAATCCGATCGAGACCCTACGGGAGTCGGGCAGTGAGGAACTTCGCGAGACCTCCGCGGATGCGCTGCGCGCTGTGGCGCGTAGCCGGGGAGACGCGGAGGTCGACGAGCATGTACGCTGA
- a CDS encoding DUF1611 domain-containing protein — translation MRVAILAHEKFPDRAKTAVGICRYGEQDVVAVLDRDRAGDRVADHVPDVQDAPIVESMADAPACDALVIGIAPIGGDFDPSWRSDVRTALERGCDVLAGLHYPLAEDEEFVTLAAEHDCELRDVREPPDDLDVSRGTAGDVDAHVIATVGTDCSTGKLTTTLELVDALRAEGLDAAAVPTGQTGILIEGWGIAVDRAISDYAAGAAERLVENAAAEHDVLVVEGQGSILHPAYSGVTASLLHGAMPDALVLCHEAGREAIHGYEAFAIPPASEVASRYEQFVEPVAPAAVVAGALNTSRIEGEDEAQRAVEEFGAAIDAPATDPVRFEASEVVDGLVPEDEEAAQSGRSGGPEP, via the coding sequence ATGCGCGTCGCGATCCTCGCCCACGAGAAGTTCCCGGACCGCGCCAAGACGGCTGTCGGGATCTGCAGGTACGGGGAACAGGACGTCGTCGCAGTGCTCGATCGTGACCGGGCGGGCGATCGCGTCGCGGACCACGTGCCCGACGTACAGGACGCGCCGATCGTCGAATCGATGGCCGACGCACCGGCGTGTGACGCGCTCGTGATCGGCATCGCGCCGATCGGCGGCGACTTCGACCCCTCGTGGCGGTCGGACGTTCGGACGGCGCTCGAGCGAGGGTGCGACGTACTCGCAGGATTGCACTACCCGCTCGCCGAGGACGAGGAGTTCGTGACGCTCGCCGCGGAGCACGACTGCGAACTGCGAGACGTCAGAGAGCCCCCCGACGACCTCGACGTCTCACGCGGCACCGCCGGCGACGTCGACGCACACGTGATCGCTACCGTCGGCACCGACTGCTCGACGGGGAAACTCACCACGACGCTCGAACTCGTCGACGCGCTCCGCGCCGAGGGCCTCGACGCCGCTGCCGTACCGACCGGCCAGACCGGCATCCTGATCGAAGGGTGGGGGATCGCCGTCGACCGCGCGATCAGCGACTACGCGGCCGGCGCAGCCGAGCGACTCGTCGAGAACGCTGCCGCCGAGCACGACGTACTCGTCGTCGAGGGGCAGGGGAGCATCCTCCATCCGGCCTACTCCGGCGTCACGGCGAGCCTCCTCCACGGCGCGATGCCCGATGCGCTCGTGCTCTGTCACGAGGCCGGTCGCGAGGCGATCCACGGCTACGAAGCGTTTGCCATTCCGCCGGCCAGCGAGGTCGCCAGCCGATACGAGCAGTTCGTCGAGCCAGTGGCACCGGCAGCGGTGGTCGCAGGTGCCCTGAACACCTCGAGGATCGAGGGGGAGGACGAAGCCCAGCGGGCGGTCGAGGAATTCGGCGCGGCGATCGACGCACCGGCGACGGATCCAGTTCGCTTCGAGGCAAGCGAAGTCGTCGACGGACTGGTTCCGGAGGATGAGGAGGCAGCGCAAAGTGGCCGATCGGGGGGGCCTGAACCGTGA
- a CDS encoding dipeptide epimerase produces MTGTPQSVEPSFERIELPLAVPFEISRGSMTTTEVVVVRLDDGERVGIGAASPSAYYGEDPDSVASALPDLLDVVESVGDPLAIQRIELDLRATAPADAAARAAVSIAVHDLAAKRLGVPLYRLWGLDPDAAPSTSFSIGIADPETMAARAAEAVERGFGTLKLKLGTDDDRSRLLGVREAVPEATLRVDGNCAWDRETALDRLDLLETAEVGLLEQPVAADDLDGLRAVTDATSIPVVADESCVVASDVPAVAATCDAIVCKLMKCGGPWAAREQIEAAHAHGLEVMLGCMVESNASIAAGWHLAPLVERVDLDGSLLLAEDPFDGVTLADARPLLREQEGFGTGAGDRS; encoded by the coding sequence GTGACGGGAACACCCCAGAGCGTCGAACCGTCGTTCGAGCGTATCGAACTCCCACTGGCGGTGCCCTTCGAGATTTCCAGGGGATCGATGACCACGACGGAGGTCGTCGTCGTACGTCTCGACGACGGCGAGCGCGTCGGTATCGGCGCGGCGAGTCCGTCGGCCTACTACGGTGAGGACCCCGACTCGGTCGCGTCGGCGCTGCCGGATCTCCTCGATGTCGTCGAGTCGGTGGGCGATCCGCTCGCGATCCAGCGGATCGAGCTCGACCTCCGGGCGACCGCACCCGCCGACGCGGCGGCCCGCGCTGCAGTCAGTATCGCCGTCCACGATCTCGCGGCGAAACGGCTCGGCGTGCCCCTCTATCGGCTGTGGGGGCTCGATCCCGACGCTGCACCGTCGACTTCCTTCTCGATCGGGATCGCGGACCCCGAGACGATGGCAGCGCGAGCAGCGGAGGCCGTCGAACGCGGCTTCGGGACGCTCAAATTGAAACTCGGCACCGACGACGATCGATCGCGGCTCCTCGGCGTTCGCGAGGCAGTTCCCGAGGCCACGCTACGAGTCGACGGGAACTGCGCGTGGGATCGCGAGACCGCACTCGATCGACTCGACCTCCTGGAAACGGCCGAGGTGGGCCTGCTGGAACAGCCCGTCGCAGCCGACGACCTCGACGGCCTCCGAGCAGTCACCGACGCGACGTCGATCCCGGTGGTTGCGGACGAATCCTGCGTCGTAGCGAGCGACGTACCGGCCGTCGCGGCGACCTGCGACGCGATCGTCTGCAAACTGATGAAGTGTGGCGGCCCCTGGGCCGCCCGCGAGCAAATCGAGGCTGCTCACGCCCACGGCCTGGAGGTCATGCTCGGCTGCATGGTGGAGTCGAACGCCTCGATCGCCGCCGGGTGGCACCTCGCGCCGCTGGTCGAGCGCGTCGATCTCGACGGTTCGCTGTTGCTCGCCGAGGACCCCTTCGACGGCGTGACCCTCGCCGACGCCCGCCCACTGCTCCGCGAGCAGGAAGGGTTCGGCACCGGCGCCGGTGACCGATCCTGA